The Oscillospiraceae bacterium genome contains the following window.
GACCACGGTTGAGTGGAACGAAACCGGGGCGCGAACAATGTTTGCCCCTGCGGGGCAAACAACCGCACGAGCGTGTTTGCTTGCAAACTGTCGGCGCTCGTTGTGCGCCGACAAGCGCCCGACCCGCGGCCTTCCCGCAAATGACCGTTTACCTTACAGCTGCGGGCCGCAGATGTGCGGCTCGTACAGAACCGTAACAATTCCCTTACAAATTGCCCACGAATCCAGCAAACTTTCCCCAAAAACCATGCACTCTGTTGAAAACCCTCTCAACAAACGCTAGTTTCGGCATAACGTAAAAATTTCTCAAAAAAATTTTATAAAAATGCCAAAAAACACTTGCAACGCCGGGAAACGTGTGCTATAATCTTACTTGGCTGCGGAAGGCTTGTGCAGATAAAACAAGCTGCGCAAGCCGCGATATGCGTTGATGCGGGAGGTTGCCGCCATATAGCCGAGAGGCTGGCGGGTTTTTCCGCGGAGTATGTCCGATCTTAGAACCGGGCGAAAGAATTACGGAAACAAAGGGATATGTACGCCACTGCATTCTGCGGTGCGGACCAATGTTCACCTTACTTTGTAATGATTCTTTCCGGGAGAACTGTGTAAAACGGTTCACCGGATTTTGTCATGCGAAAAGGTTGAACACCCGGAAACGTGTGTAATTTATCGGCTCGCCTAAGGCGCAAAATTTTATAGGAGGCGAATGCAATGGCAGTCAAAGAAAAAATCAGAATCCGTCTGAAGAGCTACGATGCATCCCTGATCGATGCTGCGGCACAGAAGATCGTGGAGACCGCTAAGCGCACTGGCGCTCGCGTTTCCGGCCCGATCCCTCTGCCCACCGACAAGGAGGTCGTCACGATCCTGCGCGCTGTCCACAAGTACAAGGACAGCCGTGAGCAGTTCGAGACCCGCACGCACAAGCGTCTGATCGACATTCTGAAGCCGTCCAACAAGACGGTCGAGGCTCTCATGAGCCTGCAGCTCCCCGCCGGCGTTGACATCGAGATCAAGCTGTAATCGAGTTTCTACATTATAATGGCCGATACGCGCGGCCGTGATCCGTGAACGGTCGGCGTGTAATGAAAACACGGTAAAGCACCATCTCGCTGCAATGCAAACAGCGGAGAGGTCATGTTGATGGGAAACCACCAACCAATAACCTTTACAGGAGGACAAACACAATGCAAAAAGGTATCATCGGCAAGAAGCTGGGCATGACCCAGCTGTTCGACGCCAACGGCAAGGTCGTTCCGGTCACCATCATCGAGGCCGGCCCCTGCACCGTCGTGCAGAAGAAGACCGTTGAGTCTGACGGCTATCAGGCTGTTCAGATGGGCTACGGCGAAGTGAGCGCCAAGAAGGTCAA
Protein-coding sequences here:
- the rpsJ gene encoding 30S ribosomal protein S10, which gives rise to MAVKEKIRIRLKSYDASLIDAAAQKIVETAKRTGARVSGPIPLPTDKEVVTILRAVHKYKDSREQFETRTHKRLIDILKPSNKTVEALMSLQLPAGVDIEIKL